GCCTACGCCCAGGAACTGGGGTTTGAGGTCGGCCCGGACCAGATCGTGGCCCTCACGGCCCTGGAGGCCCGCTCCCAGGTGGCGGCGGTGAAGGCGTTCGGGGCGCACTTCGCCTGGATCGGGGGGACCACCAACTCGGCCTCGGTGATCGTGCGGGACGCCCGGGCGGCCGGCCTGACCACGCGCTTTTTCGTCAACGTGTGGGGCTTTGACGAGAACATGATCAAGCTCATCGGCCGGGACGCCGAGGGGGTCCTGGCCAGCACGCCCCACGTGTACTACGGCGAACCCGCGCCGGGGATGGCCAGGATGTTCGACGTCCTGCGGAGGTTCCACAACCGCCAGCCGACCTTCACCTGGGGGACGACGCAGACGCCGTTCATCGCCTCCTACGTCCGCGGGTGGCTCAACGTCTTTCTGCTGAAGAAGGGGCTGGAGATCATCGTGGACAACTGGAACACCTACTCGCGCCTGGGCGGGTTCAGCGGGCCCTCGGTGCGGTCGGCGCTGGAAACCCTGAAGAACTGGGATCCCGAGGGTCTGGCTCCGCCCATCACCCTGGCGCGGGACGACCACCGCCCGTCCACCACCACCCGCATCGTCACCGTCCGCAACGGACGGATCACCGTGGTGCAGTCGGTGACGGTGGACCGGCGCAAGGACTGGCTGGGATTCTAGAGGATCCGGAAGCGCGGGAACGCGGGAGGCGGGTGGATGCCCTCCCGCGTTCCCGCCACCTGTATGCTCACCCTGACCAACGTCGAGGTGGTCTACTGGGGCACCATCCTGGTGCTCAAAGGGGTGTCGTTGACCGTCCCCGCCGGCCAGATCACGGCGCTGATCGGCGCCAACGGAGCCGGCAAGACCACCACCTTGAAGGCCGTCACCGGGCTCATCCGGCTGGAGCGCGGGGAGGTGACCCGGGGCAGCATCGAGTTTCTGGGCCGGCGCATCGACAACTGGCTGCCCGAGGACACGGCCCGCGAGGGGATCGTGATGGTGCGCGAGGGGCGGCGGCTGTTCGAGGAGCTGACGGCGGAGGAGAACCTGCTGGTGGGCGCCGCCCTGCGCGGGGGCGGCCTCCGCGCCGCCCGGGACCGGCTGGACCTGGTGTACGCCTACTTTCCGCGCCTGGCGGAGCGGCGCCGCGCGCGGGCCGGCTACCTGTCGGGTGGGGAGCAGCAGATGCTGGCCATCGGCTGCGCCCTGATGTCCCGTCCCCGGCTCCTGCTGCTGGACGAGCCCAGCCTGGGGCTGGCCCCGCGCGTGGCCCGGGAGATCTTCGACCTCATCCGCCGGCTCAACGCCG
This genomic interval from Armatimonadota bacterium contains the following:
- a CDS encoding ABC transporter substrate-binding protein, which translates into the protein MQAPVRAVVRLVGAGLTVLVVGAWAAVAQPAVPGSIKVGALFDTTGPTSDVGVDYSRGALDHVRYINEVEGGIRGKVKIDLVWSDYGYRIPDALALYRKYRDVDRVNAIVGWGTGDTEALKDQVAADQIPFISASYSSHLNDPSKTPYNFYPVSSYSDQLRAVLKYARGVADQERIARPRIVFLYPDHPYGRAPIPAGKAYAQELGFEVGPDQIVALTALEARSQVAAVKAFGAHFAWIGGTTNSASVIVRDARAAGLTTRFFVNVWGFDENMIKLIGRDAEGVLASTPHVYYGEPAPGMARMFDVLRRFHNRQPTFTWGTTQTPFIASYVRGWLNVFLLKKGLEIIVDNWNTYSRLGGFSGPSVRSALETLKNWDPEGLAPPITLARDDHRPSTTTRIVTVRNGRITVVQSVTVDRRKDWLGF
- a CDS encoding ABC transporter ATP-binding protein; this encodes MPSRVPATCMLTLTNVEVVYWGTILVLKGVSLTVPAGQITALIGANGAGKTTTLKAVTGLIRLERGEVTRGSIEFLGRRIDNWLPEDTAREGIVMVREGRRLFEELTAEENLLVGAALRGGGLRAARDRLDLVYAYFPRLAERRRARAGYLSGGEQQMLAIGCALMSRPRLLLLDEPSLGLAPRVAREIFDLIRRLNADEGVTIFLVEQNARMALELASYGYVMENGRIVLDGPTHKLREDADVEEFYLGVRGDQRRLFSEVKSYKRARRWLA